A window from Theobroma cacao cultivar B97-61/B2 chromosome 3, Criollo_cocoa_genome_V2, whole genome shotgun sequence encodes these proteins:
- the LOC18605986 gene encoding uncharacterized protein LOC18605986 yields MISRYLTQPFSCSSFCFKPPLTPSSISKLKPFNHLTKIHKKKEIKKEICRAEFSTDAPLAAAIGACMLSSLLLPVADSGEEDGSDSVIDAGDTRFAAMGIISFIPYFNWLSWVFAWLDTGKRRYAVYSIVYLAPYLRSNLSLSPEDSWLPISGIIFCIIHVQLEASIKNGDLQGFQIFSEAAKHLSSRSREDDTHFKGHKKPEVTKREYRNLPDAEEQSRNEIRQWGIPGRPSENHEQSNGDWDDDGRSER; encoded by the exons ATGATCAGCCGCTATCTCACCCAACCCTTTTCCTGTTCTTCATTTTGTTTCAAGCCTCCTCTCACACCCTCTTCAATATCCAAACTTAAACCCTTTAATCACCTTACCAAAATCCACAAAAAG AAGGagattaagaaagaaatatgCAGGGCGGAGTTTTCAACTGACGCGCCCCTCGCTGCCGCAATCGGCGCGTGTATGTTGAGTTCACTGCTGCTTCCCGTCGCCGATAGTGGGGAGGAAGATGGTAGTGATTCGGTTATTGATGCAGGTGATACGAGGTTTGCGGCTATGGGGATTATCAGCTTTATTCCTTACTTCAATTGGCtg AGCTGGGTTTTTGCTTGGCTTGATACGGGGAAGCGGCGCTACGCTGTGTACTCTATTGTATACTTGGCTCCTTACCTCAG GTCAAATTTGTCTCTTTCTCCAGAGGATAGCTGGCTTCCTATTTCTGGCATTATATTTTGCATTATCCATGTCCAG CTGGAAGCAAGTATAAAAAATGGTGATCTTCAAGGATTTCAAATATTTAGTGAGGCTGCTAAACATCTTTCATCAAGGAGTAGAGAGGATGATACACATTTCAAAGGACACAAGAAACCTGAG GTGACGAAAAGAGAATATAGGAATTTGCCTGATGCTGAAGAGCAATCAAGAAATGAGATCAGGCAGTGGGGAATTCCCGGGAGGCCCTCAGAAAATCATGAACAGTCGAATGGAGATTGGGATGACGATGGAAGAAGTGAACGCTAG
- the LOC18605984 gene encoding uncharacterized protein LOC18605984: MCRSTDYNDFRSGHQNLLKIKAFFVRFSGLDSCTEPLSDSLTLLYPPRINEKTLEVSGSKVRPDLPAFVTLHRMVNVKTKIGEAIYGSRERVRAEDGVCFEVYSRKEKVLKGIFRKDDRQKWKLECKCAIERWDGETVGVDRAVADVCVAVEGDVPMGERVEMVVRKRGNNRRVGFDQLEEIPEEREGESESDGGCCCSCGESDGEGLEGRCDGDCGGGQEMDMEGVSWAVDVGLWVMCFGVGYLVSKASAKSLRRMRLL; encoded by the coding sequence atgtgtAGGTCTACGGATTACAACGACTTTCGTTCCGGCCATCAAAATCTTTTGAAGATCAAAGCTTTCTTTGTACGGTTCTCGGGTTTGGATTCTTGTACGGAGCCGTTATCCGATTCGCTCACTCTACTTTACCCGCCCAGAATCAATGAGAAGACGCTTGAAGTTTCCGGGTCCAAAGTCCGACCCGATCTCCCGGCGTTTGTCACTCTCCACCGGATGGTAAACGTGAAGACGAAAATTGGAGAGGCGATATATGGGAGCAGGGAGCGGGTTCGGGCCGAGGATGGGGTCTGTTTCGAGGTTTActcaagaaaggaaaaggtgTTGAAAGGGATTTTCAGGAAAGATGACAGGCAAAAGTGGAAATTGGAATGCAAGTGCGCCATCGAGAGATGGGATGGCGAAACTGTTGGCGTTGACAGGGCAGTGGCGGATGTGTGCGTGGCGGTGGAGGGAGACGTGCCGATGGGAGAGAGGGTGGAGATGGTAGTGAGGAAGAGGGGGAACAACAGGAGGGTGGGTTTCGATCAGCTGGAGGAGATACCAGAGGAGAGGGAAGGAGAGAGTGAATCGGACGGTGGATGTTGTTGCAGTTGTGGGGAATCGGACGGTGAAGGTTTGGAAGGAAGGTGTGATGGAGATTGCGGTGGGGGCCAGGAGATGGATATGGAGGGAGTGAGCTGGGCCGTTGATGTGGGCCTTTGGGTCATGTGCTTTGGGGTTGGATACTTGGTCTCCAAAGCGTCTGCCAAGAGCTTGAGGCGCATGAGACTACTTTGA
- the LOC18605990 gene encoding UPF0160 protein has product MWAIIRGGFNQKLFNLHKTLSRPLMATSNLIRVSSPAYSTGSPNQAPPRRVGTHNGSFHCDEALGCFMIRLTDKFSNSEIVRTRDPKVLEGLDAVLDVGGVYDPSHDRYDHHQKGFEEVFGHGFNTKLSSAGLVYKHFGKEIIAKELQLGEDHPDVHRLFLAIYKSFMEAIDAIDNGINQFDTDKPPRYVNNTHLSSRVGRLNLDWTDPDQSPEKENEAFQQAMALSGSEFLDSVCFHAKSWLPARSIVMECIAERYDIDPSGEIMVLRRFCPWKLHLFELEEEMKVEPPIKYVLYEDERGKQWRVQAVGVSPDRFESRKPLPAQWRGLRDDELSKEAGIPGCVFVHMSGFIGGNKTYEGALAMARTALKI; this is encoded by the exons ATGTGGGCAATAATAAGGGGAGGGTTTAACCAGAAGCTTTTCAACTTGCACAAAACCCTCTCGCGCCCTCTCATGGCTACCTCCAACCTCATTAGGGTTTCCTCCCCGGCTTACTCCACTGGCTCCCCAAACCAAGCGCCACCTAGGCGCGTTGGTACCCATAACGGTAGCTTTCACTGCGACGAGGCCCTTGGCTGCTTCATGATTCGTCTCACTGACAAGTTTTCCAACTCCGAGATTGTCCGTACTCGAGACCCCAAg GTACTGGAGGGGCTTGATGCTGTGCTTGATGTGGGAGGCGTGTATGATCCTAGTCATGATCGGTATGATCATCACCAGAAAGGATTTGAGGAGGTTTTCGGACATGGATTTAATACAAAGCTCAGCAGTGCCGGACTTGTTTACAAG CATTTTGGCAAGGAGATAATAGCTAAAGAGCTCCAGCTTGGCGAAGACCACCCGGATGTGCATAGATTATTTCTGGCCATCTATAAAAGCTTCATGGAG GCAATTGATGCAATTGACAATGGAATCAACCAGTTTGATACAGACAAACCTCCAAGATATGTGAACAATACACATTTATCCTCTAGGGTTGGAAGATTAAATTTAGACTGGACGGATCCTGATCAATCGCCTGAGAAGGAGAATGAGGCTTTCCAACAAGCAATGGCACTATCTGGCAGTGAGTTCTTAGAT aGTGTCTGTTTTCATGCAAAATCATGGTTACCAGCAAGGTCAATTGTGATGGAGTGCATTGCAGAGAGATATGATATAGACCCTAGTGGCGAAATCATGGTTTTGAGAAGGTTTTGCCCT TGGAAGCTTCACTTATTTGAGCTTGAGGAGGAGATGAAGGTTGAGCCTCCTATTAAATATGTTCTTTATGAG GATGAGAGGGGCAAACAGTGGCGAGTTCAGGCTGTAGGAGTATCTCCTGATAGATTTGAGAGCCGGAAGCCCCTCCCAGCTCAGTGGCGAGGTCTGAGGGATGATGAACTGTCAAAGGAGGCAGGAATTCCTGGTTGTGTCTTTGTCCACATGAGCGGGTTTATTGGTGGAAATAAAACTTATGAGGGTGCTCTAGCGATGGCAAGAACTGCTCTGAAGATATAA
- the LOC18605991 gene encoding 2-keto-3-deoxy-L-rhamnonate aldolase yields the protein MATLTYTAAAAASPKLSLRNPLSFISSKSLSFPSSKPSISLLKPLNSTKFPTLSPLKCSPNPSPSPSTSSLKSRLRNGETLYGIFLLSFSPTLAEIAALSGYDFVVIDMEHGPGGIHESLQILRTLSPTNTPAIIRLPEFSAAWAKKALDLGPQGIMFPMIDSPKDAKKAVSYCRFPPDGIRGSAHTVVRASNYGINEGYLSNYMEDLLIMCQVETVDAVKKVEEIAAVDGVDCVQMGPLDLSASLGYLWDPGHKNVREMLRTAERGVLKSDPGDGGAFLAGFAMPHDPPVELGRRGYHMVSGAVDFALFRNAALADVKSFKNSVTVGSDDDGEEDKDGDEKYWSE from the coding sequence ATGGCCACTCTCACATACACCGCCGCCGCTGCCGCCAGCCCCAAACTTTCCCTTAGAAATCCTCTTTCATTCATTTCCTCCAAATCCCTCTCCTTTCCTTCTTCCAAGCCTTCCATTTCCTTACTCAAACCCTTAAACTCTACCAAATTCCCCACCCTCTCCCCTCTCAAATGTTCCCCTAATCCTTCACCTTCTCCCTCCACATCCTCTCTCAAATCCCGCCTCCGCAACGGCGAAACCCTCTACGGTATCTTCCTCCTTTCCTTCTCTCCCACTCTGGCCGAGATCGCCGCACTCTCTGGCTACGACTTTGTAGTCATCGACATGGAACACGGCCCTGGAGGAATCCACGAATCCCTCCAAATCCTACGCACTCTCTCCCCGACCAATACCCCAGCCATCATCCGCCTCCCTGAATTCTCCGCTGCTTGGGCCAAAAAAGCTCTTGACCTCGGTCCACAAGGGATCATGTTCCCTATGATTGACTCCCCTAAAGACGCTAAAAAGGCGGTGTCTTATTGCCGTTTCCCTCCTGACGGAATCCGTGGCTCCGCTCACACGGTAGTGAGAGCTTCCAACTACGGAATCAACGAAGGGTATTTGAGTAATTACATGGAGGATCTGTTAATAATGTGCCAGGTGGAGACGGTAGATGCGGTGAAAAAAGTGGAAGAGATCGCCGCCGTTGATGGGGTCGACTGTGTTCAAATGGGCCCGTTGGATCTAAGCGCTAGCTTGGGTTACTTGTGGGACCCGGGTCACAAGAACGTTAGGGAGATGTTGAGGACGGCGGAGAGAGGAGTGCTTAAGTCGGACCCTGGGGACGGTGGAGCCTTCTTGGCTGGTTTTGCAATGCCGCATGATCCGCCGGTGGAGCTCGGGAGGCGCGGGTATCACATGGTTTCTGGCGCCGTTGATTTTGCGTTGTTCAGAAATGCGGCTTTGGCGGATgttaaaagttttaagaatAGTGTGACGGTGGGTTCTGATGATGATGGGGAAGAGGATAAAGATGGTGATGAGAAGTATTGGAGTGAATAA
- the LOC18605985 gene encoding STE20/SPS1-related proline-alanine-rich protein kinase, with amino-acid sequence MRRMGGSQRSYSANPSDYRLLEEVGYGASATVYRAIYLPFNDVVAVKCLDLDRCSSNLDDIRREAQTMSLIDHPNVIRALCSFVVDRNLWVVMPFMSEGSCLHLMKIAYPDGFEEPAIGSILKETLKALDYLHRQGHIHRDVKAGNILLDNNGTVKLADFGVSACMFDAGDRQRSRNTFVGTPCWMAPEVLQPGSGYNSKADIWSFGITALELAHGHAPFSKYPPMKVLLMTIQNAPPGLDYDRDKKFSKSFKEMVAMCLVKDQTKRPTAEKLLKHSFFKHAKPPELSVKKLFADLPPLWNRVKALQLKDAAQLALKKMPSAEQEAISQSEYQRGVSAWNFDIEDLKAQASLVRDDDDIHECKDDDASMKSSLGHKAAAYCESSFGKLNLNREVSQAETGGPRNVDLSQSDCLNGKGKNLECDIVEAGCQETVGLRKNGSSIDVMASTSERDVVLTRAKTVKPRQTQSGPLTPGAVLNHSSSERVRNSERFENEILPANEKVCQVRKAPSFSGPLMLPNRASANSLSAPIKSSGGFRDSLDDKSKANLVQIKGRFSVTSENLDLVKDIPLSTVSRRSSQTSPLRKSASVGDWIFESKQVPTNHSSKDLTNGNMPTSIFMNHLQNLFQQTSLQQDLIVNLLNIFQPAEFVDATQNGKLPPLPRCSESNGNVETAASERERLLLCKISELQSRMMNLTDELTAEKLKYEQLQQQLRSMSGAEENGIRLEGDA; translated from the exons ATGCGGAGAATGGGAGGAAGTCAGAGGAGTTATTCAGCGAATCCTAGCGATTACAGGCTTCTAGAAGAGGTTGGTTATGGCGCCAGTGCTACTGTTTACAGAGCGATCTATCTTCCTTTTAACGACGTCGTAGCTGTCAAGTGCTTGGATCTCGATCGCTGCAGCAGTAATCTG GATGACATACGTCGGGAAGCTCAAACAATGAGTTTGATTGATCACCCAAATGTTATTCGGGCATTGTGTTCGTTTGTAGTTGACCGTAACCTGTGGGTAGTCATGCCATTCATGTCAGAAGGTTCCTGTTTGCACCTCATGAAGATAGCTTATCCTGATGGATTTGAAGAGCCTGCTATTGGTTCTATTCTGAAAGAAACTCTTAAGGCTTTGGATTATCTTCATCGACAAGGACATATTCATCGGGATGTTAAG GCTGGGAACATACTGCTTGATAACAATGGCACAGTAAAGCTTGCTGACTTTGGTGTTTCAGCTTGCATGTTTGATGCAGGAGATAGACAACGTTCTAGAAATACCTTTGTTGGGACTCCTTGCTG gATGGCACCAGAGGTCTTGCAGCCAGGAAGTGGATATAATTCCAA GGCTGATATTTGGTCATTTGGCATAACAGCATTGGAGTTGGCTCACGGTCATGcacctttttcaaaatatccACCAATGAAG GTTCTCCTGATGACCATACAAAATGCTCCGCCGGGACTTGATTATGATCGTGATAAGAAGTTCTCTAAG TCTTTTAAAGAAATGGTTGCGATGTGTCTGGTAAAAGATCAAACGAAGAGGCCAACTGCAGAGAAATTATTAAAACACTCCTTTTTCAAGCATGCGAAGCCTCCTGAGCTTTCTGTGAAGAAATTATTTGCTGATCTCCCACCACTTTGGAATCGTGTGAAAGCCCTTCAG CTTAAAGATGCCGCACAACTAGCTCTAAAGAAAATGCCTTCGGCAGAACAAGAAGCTATATCACAG AGTGAGTACCAAAGAGGAGTTAGTGCCTGGAACTTTGATATTGAGGATTTGAAAGCGCAAGCATCTCTG GTgcgtgatgatgatgatattcaTGAGTGCAAAGATGATGATGCAAGCATGAAATCAAGCCTTGGTCATAAG GCTGCAGCTTACTGCGAATCTAGTTTTGGAAAGTTGAATTTAAATAGGGAAGTATCTCAGGCTGAAACTGGAGGGCCAAGGAATGTTGACTTATCACAGTCTGATTGCTTGAATGGAAAGGGAAAGAATCTGGAATGTGATATAGTTGAAGCTGGCTGTCAGGAAACTGTTGGTTTGAGGAAAAATGGATCAAGCATTGATGTTATGGCATCAACTTCAGAAAGGGATGTGGTATTGACCAGGGCTAAAACAGTGAAACCTAGGCAAACTCAAAGTGGGCCACTCACACCTGGTGCTGTTCTTAATCATTCATCTTCAGAACGGGTTCGTAACTCAGAAAG GTTTGAGAATGAAATTTTACCAGCGAATGAGAAAGTTTGCCAAGTTCGTAAAGCTCCAAGCTTTAGTGGTCCATTGATGCTTCCTAATCGAGCATCTGCAAACAGTCTATCAGCTCCGATTAAATCATCAGGAG GGTTTAGGGATTCTCTGGATGACAAGTCAAAGGCTAATCTGGTGCAAATAAAAGGCCGATTTTCAGTAACATCAGAAAATTTAGATCTTGTAAAG GATATTCCTTTAAGCACGGTTTCACGCCGATCTTCACAG ACTTCACCTCTCAGAAAGTCTGCCAGCGTAGGTGATTGGATATTTGAATCCAAGCAAGTG CCTACCAATCATTCCTCGAAGGATTTGACCAATGGTAACATGCCCACATCAATTTTTATGAATCACCTTCAGAATCTTTTCCAGCAAACCTCACTTCAACAG GATCTTATTGTGAATTTGTTGAATATCTTCCAGCCGGCTGAGTTTGTAGATG CCACACAAAATGGAAAGTTGCCTCCTTTACCTCGTTGTTCCGAGAGCAATGGAAAT GTTGAGACAGCAGCTTCTGAGAGGGAGCGTTTACTGCTCTGCAAGATCTCGGAGCTTCAATCTAG AATGATGAATTTGACTGATGAATTGACTGCTGAAAAGTTGAAATATGAACAA TTGCAGCAACAACTAAGATCCATGTCTGGTGCGGAAGAAAACGGGATTAGACTGGAAGGCGACGCGTGA
- the LOC18605989 gene encoding uncharacterized protein LOC18605989 gives MPSAVTSTLLLSSNLRSLSKPSFCIAPSTCPKSFHSLTSPLLKPLILKCSSNSEEKETSNDLKDALSGIVGKQVEELLNREENKGLLDGLEKASQRVEMAKRQLVEIEKQELEAQLLGNYINQLEARASEIAECQQEISQARAMVEEAELSLSLNADNVEDRDAFRSKDGEGIDNDKERLESIKAALISAVVGTLAGLPISLTQVSSRTQLPLPLSATFISCALFGVTFRYAVRRDLDNFQLKTGTSAAFGFVKGLGTLVGGSPLELDPGSFLSYAFDGAVYVSQNLIIFLFAAVGLDLCFKMRILSPFPMKRSAPNTNTRV, from the exons ATGCCCTCAGCAGTCACCTCCACTCTGCTTCTCTCTTCAAACCTCAGATCCCTCTCTAAACCAAGCTTTTGCATTGCACCTTCAACATGCCCAAAAAGCTTCCACAGTCTCACTTCTCCGCTGCTAAAGCCTCTCATCTTGAAATGCAGCAGTAACTCGGAGGAGAAAGAAACAAGCAACGACTTGAAGGATGCCCTTTCTGGTATTGTTGGCAAGCAGGTTGAGGAGCTCTTGAACAGAGAAGAGAATAAGGGCTTGCTTGATGGATTGGAGAAGGCCTCTCAGCGAGTAGAGATGGCTAAGAGACAACTTGTGGAGATTGAAAAGCAAGAACTTGAAGCTCAATTATTGGGAAATTACATTAACCAACTAGAAGCCAGGGCGTCTGAG attgCAGAGTGTCAGCAGGAGATCTCACAAGCACGAGCCATGGTTGAAGAAGCAGAACTCTCTCTTTCACTTAATGCAGATAATGTAGAAGATAGAGATGCTTTCAGGAGCAAAGATGGTGAAGGAATTGATAATGATAAAGAGAGATTGGAGTCCATAAAAGCAGCTTTGATATCTGCAGTTGTTGGCACCCTTGCTGGGCTGCCCATCTCCTTGACCCAAGTTTCAAGCCGTACTCAGCTGCCGCTCCCTTTATCAGCCACTTTTATCAGCTGTGCATTGTTTGGGGTAACCTTTCGATATGCAGTTAGGAGAGATTTGGACAATTTCCAGCTAAAGACCGGGACATCTGCAGCTTTTGGTTTTGTGAAAG GTCTTGGTACATTGGTTGGAGGGTCACCTCTGGAACTGGACCCTGGAAGCTTCTTGTCGTATGCTTTTGATGGTGCAGTGTATGTGTCTCAGAATCTTATCATCTTTTTATTTGCTGCTGTTGGCTTGGATTTGTGCtttaaaatgagaattttaagTCCTTTTCCCATGAAAAGATCAGCCCCAAATACAAATACAAG GGTTTGA
- the LOC18605987 gene encoding ATPase family AAA domain-containing protein 1-B — protein MGRDRRTETTFLQDLLLYAASASLSCLVLFAGLKHLDLNRESSKKSIENKKAISKRLGRAFIHTNPYEDVIAGDVVNPDDIKVEFQSVGGFDRIKEALYELAILPLKRPELFAYGKLLGPPKGVLLYGPPGTGKTMLAKAIAKESGAVFINVRVSNLMSKWFGDAQKLVTAVFSLAYKLQPAIIFIDEVESFLGQRRATDQEAMSIMKTEFMALWDGFTTDQNARVMVLGATNRPTELDEAILRRFSQVFEIGRPDCNDREKILKVILKNERVDDNIDFDHIARLCEGYTGSDLLELCKQAAYIPLRDFLSDEKAGKKRQVPRPLSQLDLEKTLATSNKTSIGIDEHNGYSSCSSA, from the exons ATGGGCCGCGACCGTCGTACCGAGACAACCTTCTTACAAGATTTACTCTTATATGCAGCCAGTGCCTCTTTAAGTTGCCTGGTCCTATTCGCCGGCCTCAAACACCTAGACCTAAATCGTGAATCCTCCAAGAAATccattgaaaacaaaaaagccATCTCCAAACGCCTCGGTCGCGCCTTCATCCACACCAACCCCTACGAG GATGTGATAGCGGGTGATGTGGTGAATCCAGACGACATAAAAGTTGAATTCCAGTCGGTTGGTGGGTTTGATAGAATCAAAGAAGCATTGTACGAGCTGGCTATTCTTCCTCTTAAAAGGCCAGAGCTTTTTGCTTATGGCAAACTTTTGGGTCCCCCAAAAGGGGTGCTTTTGTACGGACCACCAGGGACAGGGAAAACCATGCTTGCCAAAGCCATTGCTAAAGAATCCGGGGCTGTCTTTATCAATGTTAGAGTTTCTAATTTAATGAGTAAATGGTTCGGTGACGCCCAAAAACTAG TGACTGCTGTCTTTAGTTTGGCTTATAAGCTACAGCCGGctattatatttattgatgAAGTGGAAAGTTTTCTGGGGCAGCGACGAGCCACGGACCAGGAGGCCATGTCTATCATGAAAACTGAGTTCATGGCCTTGTGGGATGGTTTCACCACTGATC AGAATGCTCGAGTTATGGTACTGGGTGCAACCAATCGTCCAACAGAACTTGATGAGGCAATACTTAGGCGTTTTTCTCAGGTTTTTGAAATCGGAAGACCTGACTGTAACGATAGAGAAAAGATATTGAAGGTGATATTGAAGAATGAGAGAGTGGATGACAATATTGATTTTGACCACATAGCTAGGCTGTGTGAAGGTTACACTGGTTCAGATTTGCTTGAGCTCTGCAAACAAGCAGCATATATTCCTCTCAGGGATTTCTTAAGTGATGAGAAGGCTGGGAAGAAACGTCAA GTTCCAAGACCGTTGTCACAGTTGGACTTGGAGAAAACTTTAGCTACTTCAAATAAAACAAGTATTGGTATTGACGAGCACAATGGGTATAGCTCTTGTTCATCAGCATAA
- the LOC18605992 gene encoding LOW QUALITY PROTEIN: 2-keto-3-deoxy-L-rhamnonate aldolase (The sequence of the model RefSeq protein was modified relative to this genomic sequence to represent the inferred CDS: inserted 1 base in 1 codon): MPCQLYHHSKLAWNKTDTSLSDYPSNFSFFLEPNFPAMASLPPATKTLKARLYDGDTLYGLFLLSFSPTLAEISGLAGYDFVVVDVEHGHGGISQALPCLQALSATHTPTILRLPENSPSWAKKALDLGPDGLMFPMIDEPESAKNAVSYCRYPPAGIRGAAHPIVRASKYGLDDDYLEMCERELLLMCQVESEEAVNRAEEIAAVDGXDCVMVGPTDLSASMGYLRDPGNETVKKMMNVAEATVLGGGAAYLAGFSMPHDPPNEMRKRGFRMVCGGVDLALFRNAALEDVKKFKTV; the protein is encoded by the exons ATGCCATGCCAACTCTATCATCACTCAAAACTTGCGTGGAACAAAACAGATACCAGTCTATCAGACTATCCTAgtaatttttcattctttctcgAACCAAACTTCCCAGCCATGGCCTCATTACCACCGGCCACCAAAACCCTCAAGGCTCGTCTCTACGATGGTGACACCCTTTATGGCCTCTTCCTCCTCAGCTTCTCCCCTACTCTGGCTGAAATCTCAGGCCTCGCAGGCTACGACTTCGTTGTCGTCGACGTGGAACATGGCCACGGTGGTATCTCCCAGGCGCTTCCTTGTCTTCAGGCTCTATCCGCCACCCACACTCCCACCATCCTCCGCTTGCCAGAAAATTCCCCATCATGGGCCAAGAAAGCCCTCGACTTGGGCCCAGATGGCCTCATGTTCCCCATGATCGACGAACCGGAATCCGCCAAAAATGCCGTGTCATACTGCCGCTACCCTCCTGCTGGTATACGAGGCGCTGCACACCCAATTGTTAGAGCTTCCAAGTACGGCCTTGACGATGATTACTTGGAGATGTGCGAGCGTGAGCTACTGCTTATGTGCCAGGTAGAATCGGAGGAAGCTGTGAACAGAGCTGAAGAGATTGCAGCCGTTGATG TAGACTGTGTGATGGTCGGGCCGACGGATTTGAGTGCCAGCATGGGGTACCTGCGGGACCCGGGGAATGAGACAgtgaagaagatgatgaacGTGGCTGAGGCGACTGTGTTAGGCGGCGGTGCGGCCTATTTGGCCGGGTTTTCTATGCCGCATGATCCGCCCAATGAGATGAGGAAGCGCGGGTTCCGCATGGTTTGTGGTGGGGTCGATTTGGCGTTGTTTAGAAACGCTGCTCTGGAAGATGTAAAGAAGTTTAAGACGGTCTAG
- the LOC18605988 gene encoding putative F-box protein At3g23950 — protein MDVAKREKSCKANAPSPSGYSASDNLDESLLLEIFCRLPCKSAHRFKCVSKRWFSIISDSYFIQRLLLAHPQPPPFTLLFKYESNDQQKMKVLITSKEAVFRSQGFSLSFLPCFKANEKDPVNIIASCNGLLLCSSAATKACPTVYYICNPLTKQWFALPPVYHCNQEAYSGLICENEGGAKGGNGTFSINDQYKYRVVCIVRHSKTDLAVKIFSSETGIWKEIFRRYRDYYPMVYLHHQAIAYEGVLHWWSPLNRSFVTCDPYNKDGNLRFSFALNYAAMDLAFEECPGVCKGRLRLCQQLLSLTEGFSIIRVWNLEEDHDGGKWCLKHEFFLHELESEVTQLVEYARCCSVPRFRLLSVDPYDENIIYMSCLGSIVSCNMEGKTLEIVSEYPAADGNSQQSRAYPFHLPWWPTPVPSYIN, from the coding sequence ATGGATGTAGCAAAGCGTGAAAAGAGTTGCAAAGCTAATGCACCATCACCATCAGGTTATTCTGCTTCTGATAATCTGGATGAGAGTCTCTTGCTAGAAATTTTTTGTCGACTTCCTTGCAAAAGCGCTCATCGGTTTAAGTGCGTCTCCAAGCGTTGGTTCTCTATAATTTCCGATTCATATTTCATTCAACGGTTGTTATTGGCTCATCCACAGCCCCCACCTTTCACACTCTTGTTCAAGTATGAAAGCAATGATCAGCAAAAGATGAAGGTTCTGATCACGTCCAAAGAAGCGGTATTCCGATCTCAGGGATTCAGTTTGAGCTTCCTTCCGTGTTTCAAAGCCAACGAAAAGGACCCTGTTAACATCATAGCTTCCTGCAACGGCTTACTATTGTGCAGTTCTGCTGCAACTAAGGCTTGTCCCActgtttactacatttgtaATCCATTGACCAAGCAATGGTTTGCTCTTCCTCCTGTTTATCACTGCAATCAAGAGGCCTATTCCGGGTTAATCTGTGAAAACGAAGGAGGAGCAAAGGGAGGAAACGGCACTTTTTCAATTAATGATCAATATAAGTACCGAGTAGTTTGCATTGTTAGACACTCTAAGACTGATTTGGCTGTGAAAATCTTTTCCTCTGAGACTGGCATATGGAAGGAAATATTTCGCAGATACCGGGATTACTATCCTATGGTTTACTTACACCATCAGGCCATTGCATATGAGGGAGTGCTTCACTGGTGGAGTCCATTGAACCGTAGCTTTGTTACATGTGATCCGTACAACAAAGATGGAAATCTGAGATTCTCTTTCGCTTTAAACTATGCGGCCATGGACTTGGCGTTTGAAGAATGTCCAGGAGTTTGCAAGGGCCGTTTGCGCTTATGCCAGCAATTACTGAGTCTGACAGAGGGATTTTCAATAATAAGAGTTTGGAACCTCGAAGAAGACCACGATGGAGGCAAATGGTGCTTGaagcatgaattttttttgcatgAACTTGAGTCAGAAGTTACTCAACTTGTTGAATATGCAAGGTGCTGTTCAGTGCCTCGTTTCCGATTGCTAAGCGTTGACCCGTACGATGAgaacattatatatatgtctTGTCTTGGCTCTATCGTTTCATGCAACATGGAAGGGAAGACCCTGGAAATTGTCTCTGAATATCCAGCTGCAGATGGAAATTCTCAACAGAGTCGTGCCTACCCATTTCATCTCCCATGGTGGCCAACTCCAGTTCCATCATATATAAACTAG